Part of the Flavobacteriales bacterium genome, AAGTAGCTTAGTCTTTACGCTTGTAGTGGATAAATGAATAGGAATAGGCATTTCGGCTGTCTTCACTATGAAACTCATTGCTCTCCTTGGTCCAGTCATCTAAATTGAATTTAGGAAAAGATATTTCACCTTCGAATTTTTGGTGTACCCGAGTTAAATATAAGTTGTCACACTTTTTTATTGCTTCCGTATAGATTTGGGCTCCGCCTATAATAAATACCTCTTCCTCATCTTTCCCTAAAGCAATTGCTGCGTCAAGTGAAGTTACGTTTTCGCAACCTTCACTAACAAAGTTTTCATTTCTGCTAATAACAATATTGGTTCTATTTGGCAAGGGGCGTCCTAGCGACTCGTAAGTTTTACGCCCCATAATAATATGATGACCGCTAGTAATTGCCTTGAAATGCTTAAGATCCGCAGGTAAATGCCAAATCATATCATTGTTATGTCCGATTACACCATTCTCTGCAACAGCTACAATAATTGATAGTTTCATTATACAGCTATGGGTGCTTTGATAGTCGGGTGTGCCTGATAATCAGTTAATTCAAAGTCTTCGTATTTGAAATTGAAAATATCCGTTACGTTAGGATTGATATTCATTTTAGGGAGAGGATATGCAGTTCGTTCGAGTTGCTCTTTGGCTTGTTCGAAATGGTTCGAATAAAGATGTACATCACCAAATGTGTGAACAAACACACCCAATTCTAAATTACAGACTTGCGCTAACATTTGAGTTAATAGGGCATATGAGGCTATGTTAAAGGGTACACCTAGAAAAACGTCAGCACTACGTTGGTACAGTTGGCATGAAAGTTTGTTATTGGCAATGTAAAATTGGAACAAGCAATGGCAAGGAGGTAATGCCATATTTTCAATATCGCCAACATTCCAAGCGCAAACAATGTGACGTCTAGAGTCAGGGTTGCTTTTTAAGCTGTTTACTAAATCTGTAATTTGATCGATGTCGCCGCTTTTAGATGGCCACGACCTCCACTGATGGCCATAGACTGGCCCGAGGTTTCCATTTTCATCGGCCCATTCGTTCCAAATAGAAACATTATTCTCCTTTAAGAATTTAATGTTGGTATCTCCTGTTAGAAACCACAGTAGCTCAATTATAATTGAACGGAGGTGCAACTTTTTTGTGGTAACCATTGGAAAGCCCTTAGAAAGGTCGAATCTTATTTGGCGACCAAATACACTTCTTGTACCGGTACCTGTTCGGTCTCCTTTATTCTCTCCGTTTTCAAGAATGTCTTTCAGTAAGTCTAGATAAACCTGCATGTTCTTTTATTTCTCTTTGAACATAGTGATTTTATCGCGTAAGGCTGCAGCGCGCTCATAGTCTTCTTTCTCAAGAGCCGACTTCAATTCTTTTTCGAGTTCTTTAACAGAGAGCTTTGAAATATTTTCAGAAGAGTCTTCAATAATGGGATTCTCTTTAAAATTGGTATCAGGTGATTCTGTAAGGTCATCTTCGTTAAGTACAATTCCTGATGCGGAGAGGATATCCTCATAAGTATATATATTGCAATTAAAGCGAACTGCCAGTGCAATAGCATCTGATGTTCTAGTATCGATCTCAACCTCTTCATCTCCTTTCTTGCATTTCATCTTTGAATGGAATACGCCTTCTTTTAAACTGTGAATTATTACTTCGGAAACTTTTATTTGAAATGAATCTGCAAAAGTTTTGAATAAATCATGTGTTAAAGGCCTGCTTGGTTTCATTTTCTCCAGCTCCAGAGCAATTGCTTGAGCTTCAAATCCACCTATGATAATAGGTAGGGTTCTGTTTCCATTAACCTCACCTAGAACTAATGCATATGCGCCTGCTTGTGTTTGGCTATACGATAACCCAGATATTTCTAGTTTTATTTTTTTCATCTATTTAAAAAGACACTTGTGGAGTTAAGTGCCATTTAGCTTTTACTAAGTTTAGTTCTATACAATTTCAATAATCTATATAAATAGATAAAGTACGTTCTGCTTTACGAGAATGATAACGTAAAGTTAGCTAAACTGAATCAAAATTCTGCAGGACTCGTATTCTAATCAATTGGAATAAATTAGTTTTACATAAACCTGATTTGCAATATAAATATTGTTTGTACCCATTTAATTAGAGATGCGAGAGATTCAATTTAGACAAGCCTTAGGAGAAGCAATGAGCGAAGAAATGAGACGTGATGAAAATGTCTATTTGATGGGTGAAGAGGTTGCTCAATATAATGGTGCCTACAAGGTAAGTCAAGGTATGCTTGATGAATTTGGTGCTAAAAGAGTAATTGATACACCGATTGCTGAGCTTGGTTTTGCAGGAATTGGAGTTGGTTCTGCAATGCATGATCTTAGGCCTATTATTGAATTCATGACTTTTAATTTTTCTTTAGTTGCGATAGATCAAGTAATTAATTCTGCTGCAAAAATTATGTCTATGTCCGGAGGTCAATTTAATTGTCCTATTGTATTTCGGGGGCCAACAGGTTCGGCAGGGCAATTGAGTTCTCAGCATTCTCAGTCATTTGAAAGCTGGTTTGCTAACTGCCCGGGATTAAAAGTTGTAGTGCCATCAAATCCAATGGATGCAAAAGGTCTGTTGAAATCGGCAATTAGAGATGAAGATCCTGTGATTTTCATGGAGTCTGAGCAAATGTATGGAGATAAAGGAGAAGTGCCTGATGGGGAATATCTAATTCCAATAGGTGTAGCTGATGTTGTTCGAGAAGGTACAGATGTAACGGTTGTTTCTTATGGTAAGATTATTAAAATCGCACATCAGGCCGCAATAGAATTAGAGAAAGAAGGTATCTCGATTGAGATAATTGACCTAAGGTCGGTTAGACCTATAGATTATAAGACAGTAATAGAGTCGGTTAAAAAAACGAATAGAGCAGTTATGCTTGAGGAAGCTTGGCCACTTGCCAATGTGCTAACAGAAGTAGCATTTAAAATTCAACGTGAAGCATTTGACTATTTAGATGCGCATATAATTCGAGTTAATCAGATGGATGTACCTCTTCCATATGCCCCCACTTTAATAGAAGCGTCACTTCCAAATGTCGGAAGATTGATTGCC contains:
- a CDS encoding dihydrofolate reductase; protein product: MKLSIIVAVAENGVIGHNNDMIWHLPADLKHFKAITSGHHIIMGRKTYESLGRPLPNRTNIVISRNENFVSEGCENVTSLDAAIALGKDEEEVFIIGGAQIYTEAIKKCDNLYLTRVHQKFEGEISFPKFNLDDWTKESNEFHSEDSRNAYSYSFIHYKRKD
- a CDS encoding bifunctional nuclease family protein; protein product: MKKIKLEISGLSYSQTQAGAYALVLGEVNGNRTLPIIIGGFEAQAIALELEKMKPSRPLTHDLFKTFADSFQIKVSEVIIHSLKEGVFHSKMKCKKGDEEVEIDTRTSDAIALAVRFNCNIYTYEDILSASGIVLNEDDLTESPDTNFKENPIIEDSSENISKLSVKELEKELKSALEKEDYERAAALRDKITMFKEK
- a CDS encoding thymidylate synthase, with translation MQVYLDLLKDILENGENKGDRTGTGTRSVFGRQIRFDLSKGFPMVTTKKLHLRSIIIELLWFLTGDTNIKFLKENNVSIWNEWADENGNLGPVYGHQWRSWPSKSGDIDQITDLVNSLKSNPDSRRHIVCAWNVGDIENMALPPCHCLFQFYIANNKLSCQLYQRSADVFLGVPFNIASYALLTQMLAQVCNLELGVFVHTFGDVHLYSNHFEQAKEQLERTAYPLPKMNINPNVTDIFNFKYEDFELTDYQAHPTIKAPIAV
- a CDS encoding pyruvate dehydrogenase complex E1 component subunit beta; the protein is MREIQFRQALGEAMSEEMRRDENVYLMGEEVAQYNGAYKVSQGMLDEFGAKRVIDTPIAELGFAGIGVGSAMHDLRPIIEFMTFNFSLVAIDQVINSAAKIMSMSGGQFNCPIVFRGPTGSAGQLSSQHSQSFESWFANCPGLKVVVPSNPMDAKGLLKSAIRDEDPVIFMESEQMYGDKGEVPDGEYLIPIGVADVVREGTDVTVVSYGKIIKIAHQAAIELEKEGISIEIIDLRSVRPIDYKTVIESVKKTNRAVMLEEAWPLANVLTEVAFKIQREAFDYLDAHIIRVNQMDVPLPYAPTLIEASLPNVGRLIAAVKEVMYK